One region of Solea senegalensis isolate Sse05_10M linkage group LG14, IFAPA_SoseM_1, whole genome shotgun sequence genomic DNA includes:
- the LOC122780431 gene encoding uncharacterized protein LOC122780431: MADSPLNNSWPSFSKLWMKRWSFKRASECKPCSQPCGSLGAQLTVQSPAFTGRGSSSSLSPASVAEDVFFDNTCDQDACSVVSDYDCLGVEVGSSVEDLMGISSSFKDSDYFKDLEGGISATVPENRAPHDSKISSINKRVQTSLPTLFSRVNAPSLPCYTHPEEEPHCNFVVTQLSPKSHPGCIINSSDSSGLAVGLSLTINLNGLLESVETAKGKTLSDCVTTPTTMDSEGEPDEDSFPILVRSMSTSRRHSLGVPVSPINLGRRLSLDTMAMNSDGEREDDEERQNSLFQSTQQQTYSCTACPVDETDSPRLRVPRPRADVTQMASGSLGRHLYSRSEILASDEYPQAAHISHVVQTSKQAARAAGAEEFDPEENLHSTDGQSHIVKQRNNRSDVKNSESVTWYEFLSHKNEEEEDRTEKVEKGTKVKRTLSSLRNRMAGSFNKDKGKNREKDPQKEKDAKDKLCGRSSSSNSSSSSSGHYLVPGAFSSCATCSLCSKSLQKRHGLQCMMFLSQCVEALLETV, translated from the exons ATGGCGGACTCTCCTCTTAACAACTCCTGGCCCTCCTTCTCCAAACTCTGGATGAAGAGATGGTCTTTCAAGAGAG CATCAGAGTGCAAACCATGTAGTCAGCCCTGTGGGTCTCTTGGTGCCCAGCTCACTGTCCAGTCTCCTGCTTTCACTGGGAGAGgatcttcctcctctctgtcgcCCGCCTCTGTCGCTGAAGATGTCTTCTTTGATAACACCTGTGACCAG GATGCATGTTCAGTAGTCAGTGACTACGACTGCCTTGGTGTGGAAGTGGGCAGCAGCGTGGAGGACCTGATGGGAATCAGTTCCTCGTTCAAAGACTCTGATTACTTCAAAGACTTGGAGGGAGGAATATCAGCCACAGTTCCAGAAAACAGAGCCCCACATGACTCAAAGATTTCATCCATCAACAAACGTGTCCAGACTTCTCTGCCCACACTCTTCTCTCGGGTCAATGCACCATCACTGCCCTGCTACACACACCCTGAAGAGGAACCGCACTGCAACTTTGTGGTCACTCAGCTCAGCCCTAAGTCACATCCAGGTTGTATTATCAACAGCAGTGACTCCTCAGGTCTTGCAGTCGGGCTTAGTCTGACCATAAATCTGAATGGACTGTTGGAATCAGTGGAAACAGCAAAGGGAAAAACGCTATCAGACTGTGTAACGACACCGACCACAATGGATTCTGAGGGAGAGCCAGATGAGGACAGCTTTCCTATCCTGGTCAGATCCATGTCGACATCTCGAAGGCACAGCTTGGGCGTTCCTGTGTCCCCCATAAACCTGGGGAGGAG ACTGAGTCTGGATACCATGGCCATGAACAGCGATGGGGAGCGAGAGGATGACGAGGAGAGACAGAATAGTCTCTTCCAGTCCACCCAGCAGCAGACCTACAGCTGCACAGCATGTCCAGTGGACGAAACAGACAGTCCCCGGTTGAGGGTCCCCCGTCCCAGAGCCGACGTCACTCAAATG GCCAGCGGTTCACTTGGCAGACATCTGTATTCCCGCTCAGAAATCCTCGCCTCAGACGAATATCCCCAAGCGGCACACATTTCCCACGTTGTCCAGACGTCCAAACAGGCCGCAAGGGCAGCGGGAG CGGAGGAGTTTGACCCAGAAGAAAATCTTCATTCTACTGATGGACAGAGCCATAT AGTCAAGCAGAGGAACAACAGATCAGATGTCAAAAATTCAGAAAGTGTCACTTGGTACGAGTTCCTTTCTCATAA gaatgaggaagaggaggatcgTACAGAGAAGGTGGAGAAAGGCACCAAGGTGAAGAGGACTCTGAGTTCTTTGAGGAACAGAATGGCTGGTTCCTTTAATAAAGATAAG GGTAAGAACCGAGAAAAAGATCCGCAGAAGGAGAAGGACGCCAAAGACAAATTGTgtggcagaagcagcagcagcaacagcagcagcagcagcagtggacatTATTTGGTGCCAGGCGCTTTTTCCAGCTGTGCCACCTGCTCACTGTGTAGCAAGAGCCTGCAGAAAAGGCATGGCCTGCAATGCATGA